In a genomic window of Nostoc sp. UHCC 0870:
- a CDS encoding response regulator: MTTAQNNELKQFSFAPEQFAALFPFHLVIDREMKIVQVGGVLQRILEPVVLLDSSLEEHFQIHRPNCPANFAAIIQRSRSLFLLQSHYKEMQLKGQMLYLEASDHLLFLGSPNVTDIAHLKKLDLSLNDFPLYDSVVDNLFLLQTQNTALADAQKLTAQLKSQQAESHATVVLLSRLIESLHVGILLEDDTRHIILANQEFCHQFALPFAPEALQGMDCQKLAPASQKLFAKPEELIWYLDEVVSQRKIVLNQEWQMLDGRTLEQDYIPIMVEQKLYGHLWKYRDITDRKKSENALKLSEERLKLALEAVDEGIWDWNLVTGEVYRSPRWFTMLGYTPNELDKHIKLRNGLIHPEDLPQMQQKLKAHLKGETPVYEAEIRLLAKSGEWKWILDRGKLVSRDSQGKAVRMAGTHLDISERKKAEVELQQEYQRALLLKQITEEIRQSLKLEKILQTTVKEVQRILQADRVLIFQVNPDGSGKVVQEAVVPGWSVTLDQDINDPCLSQGYLDFYRAGRITVIPDIEQAGFQACHVEFLQQFQVKANLVVPILIRADLWGLLIVHQCDRPRQWTNWELDLLKHLADQMGIALNQAQLLSQEKRQAQLLAQQNEELNLAKHTAETANMAKSNFLATMSHEIRTPMNAIIGMTGLLLDTSLNPEQLDCVETIRNSGNALLTIINDILDFSKIESGHLELEAQPFDLRTCVEEALDLLAPQAASKGIELMYQLSSDTPTLIIGDITRLRQILWNLLSNAVKFTSDGEIVVAIAARQLVPHKYELKFAVKDTGIGIPGDRLHRLFKPFSQVDASMTRRYGGTGLGLAISKRLCEIMGGRMWVESQVNKGSSFYFTTILPVQTSHIDNSCSVDSELVGKRLLLAVNNANLRKCLTLQLQTLGLSVQVVESNATTLNCLWEQKPYDLAILDIDEPNFNHLNLTAKIRAIPRHRELPLVMLSSKGKQTLEVKQITADFTAFLHKPIRQYQLHHTLLQIVRGSWVKKVDPKAIIPSYSRLPTTNRPAIDTQLAQSLPLKILLVEDVLVNQKIAIKMLQRLGYWADIANNGCEALEALQRQLYDVVFMDIQMPEMDGWETTQRIRTDFSPTAQPWIIAMTAHARPEDRQQCLMAGMDEYVSKPISIEALEAVLKQFGNEQRSRGAGEQGSGGAGEAGEAGEVGEQGSRGAGEAREHDSLVTSHQSPVTSHQLPVPIPQVIDQKTMEGLRKMAGNEANVLIAELIQIYLEDTPVQIQTIQQALASGERDKLKKAAHALRSPSVSLGALNLGKICATLETTANEQTLEQLSRLVDQLESEYNNVINALQRLLEE; this comes from the coding sequence ATGACCACTGCTCAGAATAATGAATTAAAACAATTCAGTTTTGCACCTGAACAATTTGCAGCATTGTTTCCCTTCCATCTGGTAATAGATCGAGAAATGAAGATTGTGCAGGTGGGTGGAGTGCTTCAGCGCATTCTTGAACCTGTGGTACTGCTTGATAGTTCCCTGGAAGAACATTTTCAGATTCATCGCCCCAACTGTCCAGCGAACTTTGCAGCGATTATACAGCGATCGCGATCGCTGTTTCTGCTGCAATCCCATTACAAGGAAATGCAGCTTAAAGGACAGATGCTATATCTAGAAGCATCCGATCATCTCTTATTTCTTGGCTCTCCTAACGTTACTGATATTGCCCATCTAAAAAAGTTAGACCTGAGTCTCAATGATTTTCCTCTCTACGACTCGGTGGTAGATAATTTATTTCTCTTGCAAACTCAGAATACCGCCCTTGCAGATGCCCAAAAACTCACCGCCCAACTAAAATCTCAACAGGCAGAATCACACGCCACAGTCGTACTTTTGAGCAGGCTGATTGAAAGTTTACACGTTGGTATTCTATTGGAAGATGACACCAGACATATTATTCTGGCAAATCAGGAATTTTGTCATCAGTTTGCCCTTCCCTTTGCTCCAGAGGCTTTACAGGGTATGGATTGTCAAAAATTAGCTCCAGCCAGCCAAAAACTATTTGCTAAACCAGAGGAATTGATATGGTACTTAGATGAGGTCGTTAGTCAACGCAAAATAGTTCTGAATCAAGAATGGCAGATGCTAGATGGGCGCACCTTAGAACAGGACTATATACCCATCATGGTTGAGCAAAAATTGTATGGTCATCTATGGAAATATCGGGATATTACCGACAGAAAAAAATCTGAAAATGCCCTGAAATTAAGTGAAGAACGGTTAAAGCTAGCCTTAGAAGCTGTAGATGAGGGCATCTGGGATTGGAATCTAGTCACTGGAGAAGTTTATCGTAGTCCACGCTGGTTCACAATGTTAGGCTACACCCCAAATGAACTAGACAAACATATTAAACTGAGAAATGGGTTAATCCATCCAGAGGATCTACCCCAAATGCAACAAAAGTTAAAAGCTCATCTCAAGGGTGAAACTCCTGTATATGAGGCGGAAATCCGGTTACTGGCTAAATCTGGAGAATGGAAGTGGATTCTAGATCGAGGTAAATTAGTTAGCCGCGATTCCCAAGGAAAAGCCGTGAGAATGGCGGGAACGCATTTAGATATTAGCGAACGCAAAAAAGCCGAAGTAGAACTCCAGCAGGAATACCAAAGAGCATTACTGTTGAAACAAATTACTGAAGAAATTCGTCAGTCTTTAAAACTAGAAAAAATTCTCCAGACAACAGTAAAAGAAGTCCAACGGATTTTACAGGCCGATCGCGTCCTGATTTTCCAAGTCAATCCTGATGGTTCTGGTAAAGTTGTGCAAGAGGCTGTAGTTCCAGGATGGTCGGTGACTCTAGATCAGGATATTAATGATCCTTGTCTGAGCCAGGGATATCTTGACTTTTATCGTGCTGGACGGATAACTGTCATTCCCGATATAGAGCAAGCAGGATTTCAAGCTTGTCATGTAGAATTTTTACAGCAATTTCAAGTCAAAGCCAATTTAGTCGTCCCAATTTTGATCCGGGCAGATTTGTGGGGCTTATTGATTGTGCATCAATGCGATCGCCCCAGACAATGGACTAATTGGGAATTGGATCTACTCAAACACCTAGCAGATCAAATGGGTATTGCTCTCAACCAAGCCCAGTTACTATCTCAGGAAAAGCGTCAAGCCCAGTTGTTGGCACAGCAGAATGAAGAGTTGAACCTTGCCAAGCACACAGCAGAGACTGCAAACATGGCTAAAAGTAACTTCCTCGCCACAATGAGTCATGAAATCCGTACCCCCATGAATGCAATTATCGGCATGACAGGACTACTCTTAGATACTTCCTTGAACCCTGAGCAACTCGATTGTGTAGAAACTATCCGTAACAGTGGTAACGCCTTGTTAACAATCATCAATGATATTCTCGACTTTTCTAAAATTGAATCTGGTCATTTAGAGTTAGAAGCACAACCCTTTGACTTACGCACCTGTGTAGAAGAAGCCTTGGATTTGTTAGCACCTCAAGCCGCCTCCAAAGGGATTGAATTGATGTACCAACTGTCATCAGACACACCGACTCTGATTATTGGTGATATTACTCGCCTGCGTCAGATTCTCTGGAATTTACTTAGTAATGCCGTCAAATTTACCAGTGATGGGGAAATTGTCGTGGCGATCGCCGCTCGGCAGTTAGTACCGCATAAATACGAGTTAAAATTTGCCGTTAAAGATACAGGTATTGGCATTCCAGGCGATCGCCTACATCGACTGTTCAAGCCCTTCAGCCAAGTAGATGCTTCCATGACTCGGCGTTATGGTGGTACTGGTTTGGGGTTAGCTATCAGTAAGCGTCTGTGCGAAATCATGGGTGGCAGAATGTGGGTAGAAAGTCAAGTAAACAAAGGTTCTAGCTTCTATTTCACAACCATTTTGCCAGTGCAAACCTCTCATATTGATAATTCTTGCAGTGTCGATTCAGAACTGGTTGGTAAGCGATTACTACTAGCAGTAAATAACGCCAACTTGAGAAAATGCTTAACCTTACAACTGCAAACATTGGGCTTATCTGTCCAAGTTGTCGAGTCGAATGCTACTACCCTAAATTGTTTGTGGGAACAAAAACCCTATGATCTGGCTATCTTAGATATTGATGAACCAAACTTTAACCACCTCAACCTGACAGCTAAGATCCGTGCTATACCCAGACATCGAGAATTACCTTTAGTAATGTTAAGTTCTAAAGGCAAGCAAACCTTAGAAGTCAAGCAGATAACAGCAGACTTTACAGCCTTTCTGCATAAACCTATTCGGCAATATCAATTACATCATACGCTCTTACAAATTGTTCGCGGTAGCTGGGTTAAGAAGGTAGATCCCAAAGCCATTATTCCCTCTTATTCCCGATTGCCGACAACAAATCGCCCAGCCATTGATACCCAGCTAGCCCAAAGTTTACCGTTGAAAATTCTGCTAGTTGAGGATGTGTTAGTCAATCAAAAAATTGCCATCAAAATGCTGCAACGGTTAGGTTATTGGGCAGATATAGCTAATAATGGCTGTGAAGCCTTAGAAGCTTTACAAAGACAACTCTATGATGTTGTGTTTATGGACATCCAAATGCCAGAAATGGATGGATGGGAAACAACGCAACGGATTCGCACAGACTTCTCCCCTACGGCGCAACCTTGGATTATTGCGATGACAGCCCATGCTCGCCCAGAGGATCGCCAGCAATGTTTAATGGCGGGTATGGATGAATATGTGAGTAAGCCGATTAGTATTGAAGCACTGGAAGCAGTCCTGAAACAATTTGGTAATGAGCAGAGGAGCAGGGGAGCGGGGGAGCAGGGGAGCGGGGGAGCAGGGGAGGCAGGGGAGGCAGGGGAGGTAGGGGAGCAGGGAAGCAGGGGAGCAGGGGAGGCAAGAGAGCATGATTCGCTAGTCACCAGTCACCAGTCACCAGTCACCAGTCACCAGTTACCAGTCCCCATTCCTCAAGTAATCGACCAAAAGACTATGGAAGGTTTACGCAAAATGGCTGGTAATGAAGCCAATGTCCTGATTGCTGAACTAATCCAGATTTACCTCGAAGATACTCCAGTTCAAATCCAGACGATTCAGCAAGCCTTAGCTTCTGGAGAACGAGACAAACTCAAAAAAGCAGCTCACGCTTTGCGATCGCCTAGTGTTAGTCTGGGCGCACTTAACCTAGGGAAAATCTGTGCGACTTTGGAAACTACAGCCAATGAACAAACTTTAGAGCAATTATCTAGGCTGGTTGATCAGCTAGAAAGCGAATATAACAATGTTATCAACGCTCTCCAACGACTTTTGGAAGAGTAG